In Drosophila nasuta strain 15112-1781.00 chromosome 2R, ASM2355853v1, whole genome shotgun sequence, a single genomic region encodes these proteins:
- the LOC132785275 gene encoding uncharacterized protein LOC132785275, whose protein sequence is MNYGRKTPSTYRSNPSVYSHATGRSSTNLHSKMSRSTRSVRIPWYQRPLLKNNQYIDIQKGAMLIGLFAVFLSLFTIGSTIFDIYCYAMAAPGSTHYGYYIISYEFVYVGNKHVRNMLIVFALFSLILAIINFVTSILLCVALRKEYERKVLPWLWTFAIFTVWRALALIFFAIVNDLYFAYNILMVLLWSIFCLVSIYGWAVVYSLFLELVDLTKLEDLAHLRMGTMASLHASTANSLAGSRPTTPHSTVSTMPVG, encoded by the exons ATGAACTATGGCCGTAAAACGCCCTCCACTTATCGCTCGAATCCTTCGGTGTATTCACATGCGACGGGAAG ATCGTCTACTAATTTGCACTCCAAGATGTCGAGATCCACGCGCTCCGTGCGCATTCCATGGTATCAAAGGCCACTGCTCAAGAACAAtcaatatattgatatacaaaaaGGTGCCATGCTAATAGGACTGTTTGCTGTT TTTCTCTCATTGTTCACCATTGGCTCTACTATATTCGATATATACTGCTATGCTATGGCTGCCCCAGGATCCACCCATTATGGTTACTATATCATATCATATGAGTTTGTCTATGTTGGCAACAAGCATG TGCGCAACATGCTCATTGTGTTCGCCTTATTCTCTCTAATCTTGGCGATCATCAACTTTGTTACCAGTATTCTGCTATGCGTGGCTTTACGCAAG GAATATGAACGCAAAGTGTTGCCATGGCTGTGGACATTTGCTATCTTCACTGTTTGGCGCGCCTTGGCTCTAATCTTCTTTGCCATTGTGAACGACTTGTATTTCGCCTATAACATTCTTATGGTCCTGCTATGGAGTATATTTTGTCTAGTGTCTATCTATGGCTGGGCAGTTGTCTATTCACTTTTCCTCGAGCTAGTGGATTTGACAAAACTTGAAGATCTGGCACACTTAAGA ATGGGCACAATGGCTTCACTGCACGCATCCACAGCCAACTCATTGGCTGGCTCTCGCCCGACAACGCCCCACAGTACTGTGTCCACAATGCCGGTGGGATAA